In Nocardioides sp. W7, the genomic stretch GGCCACGGCCGCTGATGGTGCCGACCGGCTCCACCCCGAGCGCGAGCGCGCCGTCGAGGGTGGGCTCGCTCAGGGCGACGACGCGCTGCGGGTCGGCGGGCACCTGCATCGAGGTGCCCTCGACGTCGACGACCGTGCGGGTCTCTGAGTCGGAGGCGCCGACCGAGGTGTCCTCGCCTCCGCAGCCGGCGGTGAGGGCGAGCGGGACGAGGAGCGCGAGCGCCAGGGCGCGACGCAGGAGAGTCATCAGGGCGAACCACTCTGAGCGATGGAAGTGAGGAGACCCTAACCTAACATCCATCTGATGATTCCGGCCTAGTCCTCCGCCTTCTGGACCACTAGGTCGTGGCCCGCGTGCGTGGACGCGGCAGCGGCGGCGGCCGCGGGGTTGCCGGCGGCGATGGCTTCGAGGAGTACGGCGTGGTCGCGGCGGCGGGCGTCGGCCTCCTGGCCCGAGACGATCCGGCCGCGCGTGCTGCCGACTCGGAGGGTGGTGCTCAGCGCGGTGTGCAGCTCGGTCAGCAGCCGGTTGTCGGCGAGCTCGACGAGGAGGGCGTGGAACTGTCCGGGCGACTGCCCGCGCTCGGTCGCGGGGTCGTGCCCGCCGGCGTCGGCCTCGTGGGCGGCGCGCAGTCGCTGGACCCGCTCCTCACTGCCGTGCTGGGCGGCCAGGAAGGCGGCCTGCACCTCCAGGGCCTGGCGGACGGCGAGGATGTCGGACCAGGAGTGCTCGGCTGCGAAGTCGGCCAGCACGCCCCGCACCGGGTTGAGGGAGCGCACGAAGGTGCCACGCCCCGGGGCGGGCTCGAGCATGCCGAGGTGGGCGAGGCTGCGCACCGCCTCGCGCACCGTGCTGCGACCGACGCCGAGCTCGGTCGCGAGCTCGGCCTCGGTGGGGATTCGGCTGTTGAGCGGCCAGCGCCCCGAGGTGATGTCGCGCTGGAGGCGCCGCACCGTCTCGCGCGCGCGGTCGCTGCCCATCGCGGTCATGGCCCTGAACCTAGTGGTCACCGCCGGTGACTCGTCGGGTGTCGCGACGAATCACCGGCGGTGACCACGAGGGCATCTCACCCGGTGGGCCTGGCCTTTACCGAATCATCAGATCTATCTTAGGCTCGCCTTACCTAACCTTCGGGTCCCTAGGGGATCCGTTCCTCATCAGGAGCATCAGTGAGCACATCCACTCCGCGCCGCCGGGCCTCCGCCCGGCGCGCGCTGACCACCCGGATCGCCGTACTGGCGACCGCTGCGGCCGGGCTCGGCGGCCTGGCGACGACCCCCGCGGTCGCCGGCCCCGGCGGCGCCACCGGGCCGGCCTGCTCGGTCGGCGCCGGCAGCATCGGGATCACCTCCGCCACCGCCGTCGCCAAGGGGCAGCGGCTCTCCTTCGCCGGCTCCGGCTTCGCCGGCAATACCGGCGGCTTCCAACGGCTCAGCCTCAAGATCGACGCCGAGGGTCCCGGTCTGCCGGGCTACCTCGGTGACGGTGCGGGCAACCCCCTGTCCGAGAAGATCTTCGGCCCCTTCCAGGTGCAGGGCGACGGGACGGTCTCCGGGTCGATCGTGGTCCCCGCCGACCTCGACAACGCGGCAGTGAACTCCAACGGCTGGGAGGGCCCGCACTTCGCCCGCTTCCTGGGCAGCGCCCCGGCGGCCTCCTGCTGGACCGGCGACTTCACGCTGGACGCCGCGGCGACGCCCGCCCCGGCGGTCACCGCGACCGCCGTCACCTCCTCGGGCCGCGGCGGCTCCAACGTCACCGTCACCGTGACCGGCACCGGCTTCGCCGCCGGCGAGTCGGTCGGCGTGGCCCGAGCCACCGGCGCCACCACCCGGACCGACCTGGCGTGGACCGTCGGGACCGGCGCCGGCGCGACCACACCGGCGACCATCGCCGCGGACGGCACGGGTGCCCTCAGCGGGAAGCTCGTGCTGCCGCTCGGCAAGCTCACCGCCGGTGAGCACCAGCTGCTGTTCACCGGGGCCACCTCCGAGGCGAGCGCCCAGGTGGACGTCAAGGGGATCGTCGCCGTCTCCGGCCTGGCCCAGGCCAGCAACGGCACGCTCACCGTCCAGAACGTCCCGGTCGGCACCACGATCAGCTCGGTGAAGATCGACAACGCGCCCGACGCCGCCGGCGGTGAGGTCGAGGTCCTCGGCGCGCCCGTCGTCGTCAACGGCACGGCCGACGCGAACGGCAACATCGTCACCACCGGCGTCGTCAGCGTCCCGGCGACCCAGCCGACCGGCTTCGGCAAGACCGTCGTGGTCACGCAGTCGCAGCCGTACCCGGCGACGTACACGCTGACCTCGAAGGTCTCGCCGAGCTCGGCGCTGCTCGACGTCGACGGCTACGCCCGCGTGGAGTCCGCGGCCGGCGCCGTCGCCGAGGGCCTCTACCAGACCGCCTACAGCGCGAAGAACGACGTCGTCTTCGCCACCACTGCGCAGGTCAGCTACCCGAGCCGGCTCTACAAGCTGGACGCCGACACCCTCGCGGTCCTCGACTCGGTCGAGCCGGCGAAGGTCACCCCCACGGATCCCGCCGAGAACGCCGCCCGCTTCGCCGTGTACGGCGTGGGCGTGGACGACGTCAACGGCACGGTCTGGATCACCAACACCCGGCAGAACACCGTCGCGGTCTATGACCAGAGCACGCTGGAGCTGCTCGTGCAGCACCCGAGCGGGACGGTCACGCACTCCCGCGACGTGGTCTACGACCCGCGGACCAACCGGGTCTTCGTCAGCTCGGCCAGCGAGGGCAGCAGCGGCGACGGCTACATCAGCGTCTTCGAGGGCGGCGACAACGACGGCGACGGCACCAGGTTCGAGAAGATCCAGGACGCGGCGCTCCACCCGCGCACCGAGTTCTCGCCGATGAGCCTCGAGCTCGACGAGGAGGACGGCAAGGTCTACACGACCAGCCTCAGCACCTCCAAGGCGCTCGCGCTCGACACGACCACGCTCGAGGACGAGGTCATCGACCTCGACGTGCCCGACCTGGCCAACCGCGGCTTCTCCGGCGTCGGCGTCGACCCCGCCGGTGACCGGCTCTTCGCCGTGGCCCAGGACAACGACCTGCTGCTGATCACCGACCTGCAGGGCAACACGATCCGCGAGGTGCCGATCGGCGCCGGCGCCCTCAACGTGGCCGTCGACCGGGTCAACAAGCTGCTGTACATCGCCAACTTCGGCGGTACGACGGTCTCGGTCGCCGACTACGACGGCAACCTGGTCGCCAACCTGCCGTTCACCCGGCCCAACCACGTCCACGAGGACGGCAGCGGCTCGGTCTACGCGGTCAACAAGGACAGCGGCAACAAGGTCATCAAGCTGACCCCCAAGGTCGCCTCCGCGACGCCGACGATCACCGGCCGGGCCGTCGTCGCCCAGCCACTGACCGCGGTCTCCGGTGCCTGGACGTCCGGCGCGACGCTGAGCTACGCGTGGAACCGTGACGGCGCGGCGATCGCCGGCGCCACGGCTGCGTCGTACACCCCGACGGCGGCCGACGCCGGTCGGGCGCTGACGGTGACCGTCACCGGCGCCCTCGCCGGTCGGGCCACCACCAGCGCGACCTCGGCGGCCACCACCGTCGCCCGGGGCACGCTGACGGCGGCCAAGCCGAAGATCCGCGGCAAGGCCGTGGTCGGCAGGAAGCTGGCCGTGCGGACCAGCGGCTGGACCGCCGGCACGAAGCTGTCCTACCGCTGGCTCGCCAACGGCAAGGCGATCAGGGGCGGCACCGGCAAGGCGCTGAAGCTGACCAAGGCGCTGAAGGGCAAGCGGATCACCGTGCGCGTGGCCGGCACCAAGGCCGGCTTCACCGCCAAGGTGGTCACCTCGGCCAGGACGAAGGCCGTCAAGAAGAGGTAGCAGGACCGATGGTCCCTGACCTTCTGCGTGGGCGACCCGCGCAGAAGGTCAGGGACCTTCCGCTTCCACCAGGCGTACGACGTCCTGGGCACAGCCCCAGCCGACGGTGATCCCGGAGCCGCCGTGGGCGTAGTCGTGGACGACCGGGACGGGCAGCAGGGAGTCGTCGCGTTCGACCCGGATCGCCCGCCGGCCGGGGCGCAGACCCACCAGGCTCTCCAGCACCTCCGCACCGGCCAGCGCCGGGACGATGTCGGTGCAGCGGGCCAGGATGGCAGCGGTCTCGGCGGGGTCCGGATCGGTGTCCCAGACGCCCGCGTCGAGGGTCCCGCCGAGGATGCAGTCGGACGTGCGCGGGTGCACGTAGGCCCGGCCGCCCGGGTGGTGCTCGTCGCGGACCGACAGGTCCAGGCCGGGGTTCGCGACCCGGACGATCTGCCCGCGCACCGGGAAGACCGTGTCGTCGTCGACCAGCCGGCCGGCCGCCAGTCCGGCCGCGTTGACGACCACGTCGGGGGCGAGGTCGAGGACGTCGTGGAGCCGCTCGAGGCGTCGTACGACGAAGGTGGCGCCGGCGCGGGCCACGGTCGCCTCCAGGTGCGGCAGGTAGCGGGGCATCTCCACCAGCGGTACGGCGTACCGGAGCCCGGCGGGGTAGCCCGGCGGCAGCTCGTCGGGCCGGGCCGGCCGCACCCGGCCGACCGCGTCGGCCCAGTCCGGCAGCGGCGCGTCCGGGTCGCGCGGCTCCCGGAGCAGCGACAGCGACTCGCGCATCACCACGCCCGGCACGCCGGTGGCCGCCTCGGCGGCCAGGACGTCGTACGTCGTCGCGCCCCAGCGGGCGACGGCGTCGGGCGGTCCCGCGGCGGTGGGGAACCAGACCGCGGCCGCGAGGTGGGAGGTGACCCGCTGCACCGGGTGCGCGGTGACGACGACGACCTGGTGACCGGCGCGGAGGAGCAGCGCCGCGCAGCTCAGCCCGCTGACGCCCGAGCCCACGACGACGATGCGCATGCACCCAGGGTGCCTGCCAGATGAGCAATTCCAAGGGATCGCGCAGGCGAGCGTCGCGGAGCCCGCGAGGTCTTGGAACTGGTCGTCTACGGGCGCCGCGGGCCCGTCGACCCCCGCAGCACCAGCTCGGTCGGCAGCACCACCTGTGGCCGGTCCTCGCGGCGGTGGGTGGGCGCGGTCGCGTCCAGCAGCAGCTCCACGGCGGCGCGGCCGACGTCGGAGTGGACCCCGCCGAGCGTGGTGAGCCCGGGGGTGCACAGGTCGGCGGCGAAGATGTTGTCGAAGCCCACCACGCTGAGGTCCTCGGGCACTCGCACCCCGCGCTGGGCGAGGCGCTGGAGCACCCCGATGGCGAGCAGGTCGTTGTGGGCCACGACCGCCGTCGCGTCGGCGTTGAGCGCGCCGTCGGCCGCGGCCGGGCCCTGGGCGACCTTGGGCGTGAACGGCCCGATCCGGCGAGCGGTGAGGCCGTGCTCCTCGGTCGCCGCCTGCAGGGCCGACCAGCGGGTCGCGGCCATCCACGAGTTGCGCGGGCCGGCGAGGTAGACGAGGTCGCGGTGGCCGAGCGAGGCCAGGTGCTCGACGATCCGGCGGCAGCCCTCGACGTGGTCGAGGACGACGCTGGCCAGGCCGGGGAGCTCGCGGCTGATCAGCACGACCGGGCGCTGGACCGCGATCTGGTGCAGGTTCTCGTCGGGCAGCCGGCTGGCGGCGAGCACGAACCCGTCGACGGCGGGGACCAGCCGCTGGACCTGGTCCCACTCGATGCGCGGCGACTCCTCGACGTTGACCAGCACGAGGGTGTACTCCGAGGCCTTCGCCCGCTGCTCGGCACCGCGGATCAGCTCGAAGTAGTGCGGGTTGGTGATGTCGGAGACGACCATCGCGACGGTGTGGTGCCGACCCGAGAGCAGGGCGCGGGC encodes the following:
- a CDS encoding FAD-dependent oxidoreductase, which codes for MRIVVVGSGVSGLSCAALLLRAGHQVVVVTAHPVQRVTSHLAAAVWFPTAAGPPDAVARWGATTYDVLAAEAATGVPGVVMRESLSLLREPRDPDAPLPDWADAVGRVRPARPDELPPGYPAGLRYAVPLVEMPRYLPHLEATVARAGATFVVRRLERLHDVLDLAPDVVVNAAGLAAGRLVDDDTVFPVRGQIVRVANPGLDLSVRDEHHPGGRAYVHPRTSDCILGGTLDAGVWDTDPDPAETAAILARCTDIVPALAGAEVLESLVGLRPGRRAIRVERDDSLLPVPVVHDYAHGGSGITVGWGCAQDVVRLVEAEGP
- a CDS encoding LacI family DNA-binding transcriptional regulator — translated: MSGPTIYDVAREAGVATSTVSRALSNPHRVNARTRERVLTVAAELGYRPNPHARALLSGRHHTVAMVVSDITNPHYFELIRGAEQRAKASEYTLVLVNVEESPRIEWDQVQRLVPAVDGFVLAASRLPDENLHQIAVQRPVVLISRELPGLASVVLDHVEGCRRIVEHLASLGHRDLVYLAGPRNSWMAATRWSALQAATEEHGLTARRIGPFTPKVAQGPAAADGALNADATAVVAHNDLLAIGVLQRLAQRGVRVPEDLSVVGFDNIFAADLCTPGLTTLGGVHSDVGRAAVELLLDATAPTHRREDRPQVVLPTELVLRGSTGPRRP
- a CDS encoding FCD domain-containing protein codes for the protein MTAMGSDRARETVRRLQRDITSGRWPLNSRIPTEAELATELGVGRSTVREAVRSLAHLGMLEPAPGRGTFVRSLNPVRGVLADFAAEHSWSDILAVRQALEVQAAFLAAQHGSEERVQRLRAAHEADAGGHDPATERGQSPGQFHALLVELADNRLLTELHTALSTTLRVGSTRGRIVSGQEADARRRDHAVLLEAIAAGNPAAAAAAASTHAGHDLVVQKAED